In Mucilaginibacter celer, one DNA window encodes the following:
- a CDS encoding tryptophan 2,3-dioxygenase family protein, protein MHFSAEIDDRLTRLQEKYEAMGQDMNSYLDGLLYADFLTYWDYIHLDTLLSLQSPKTPFPDEEIFIIYHQITELYFKLALHECKQIAEAAPLTVEFFTARLKRINRYFGALTHSFGIMVDGMEKEQFLKFRMSLLPASGFQSGQYRMIEIYATDFINLVAMDKREGLRGAAIEDQFEYLYWKFGATELSTGKKTLTLKQFEKKYSKTFIELGKAAAVNNFNNLAKHFEAEGQLTPELKAELRQLDINVNVNWPLSHYKSAVRYLNREPEDIKATGGTNWQKYLPPRFQKRIFYPWVWTDEEKENWGKAWVDDVLSGM, encoded by the coding sequence ATGCATTTTTCCGCCGAAATTGACGACCGACTAACCCGTTTGCAAGAAAAGTACGAAGCCATGGGCCAGGATATGAACTCCTATCTGGATGGCCTGCTTTATGCCGATTTTTTAACTTATTGGGATTACATCCACCTGGATACCCTGCTTAGCCTGCAAAGCCCTAAAACACCGTTTCCGGATGAAGAGATTTTTATCATCTATCACCAGATTACCGAACTGTATTTTAAACTTGCCCTGCACGAGTGTAAACAAATTGCCGAAGCTGCGCCGCTTACCGTTGAGTTTTTTACAGCGAGGCTGAAACGCATTAACCGTTATTTTGGTGCGTTGACGCACTCGTTCGGGATTATGGTTGATGGGATGGAAAAGGAGCAATTCCTGAAATTCAGGATGTCGTTACTGCCGGCCAGTGGTTTTCAATCGGGGCAATACCGGATGATCGAGATTTATGCTACCGATTTTATTAACCTGGTGGCGATGGATAAACGTGAGGGGTTAAGAGGCGCGGCCATTGAAGATCAGTTTGAATACCTGTACTGGAAGTTTGGAGCTACAGAACTATCCACCGGCAAAAAAACACTCACGCTTAAACAGTTTGAAAAAAAGTATTCGAAAACTTTTATTGAATTGGGTAAGGCAGCGGCTGTTAATAATTTTAACAACCTGGCTAAGCATTTTGAAGCGGAGGGACAATTAACCCCCGAACTAAAAGCGGAATTGAGGCAGCTGGATATTAACGTAAATGTGAACTGGCCGCTCTCGCACTATAAATCGGCAGTGCGTTACCTTAATCGCGAGCCGGAAGATATTAAAGCCACAGGGGGCACCAACTGGCAAAAGTATCTGCCGCCCCGTTTTCAGAAAAGAATTTTTTACCCATGGGTTTGGACGGATGAGGAAAAGGAAAACTGGGGTAAAGCCTGGGTTGATGATGTGCTGAGCGGGATGTAA
- a CDS encoding universal stress protein: MKIRKILICIDESEYSQHAAEYGFDIAQTYGTEVGLVHIIEPMTPVADTTDTLTGLPFDATLESTISLEVGNIQTERSAVILERARLAFGGGLEVSKFTEYGATADGIIECAINFNADLIVMGTHRRTGIDRWFLGNVAEDVIKNSEIPVLVVPFKK; this comes from the coding sequence ATGAAGATCAGGAAAATACTCATCTGCATTGATGAGAGCGAATATTCCCAGCACGCAGCCGAATACGGTTTTGATATTGCGCAAACCTACGGCACGGAGGTTGGCCTGGTGCACATTATTGAGCCCATGACCCCGGTAGCCGACACTACAGATACGCTTACCGGTTTGCCCTTCGACGCAACACTCGAATCGACCATATCTTTAGAGGTAGGAAATATCCAAACAGAACGGTCGGCTGTTATTTTAGAGCGGGCCCGGCTTGCCTTTGGCGGAGGACTTGAGGTATCAAAATTTACAGAGTACGGTGCCACGGCCGATGGTATTATAGAATGCGCCATAAATTTCAATGCCGACCTGATCGTAATGGGCACACACCGCCGCACGGGTATCGACAGGTGGTTTTTAGGCAACGTGGCCGAGGATGTGATCAAAAACTCGGAAATTCCGGTATTGGTAGTTCCGTTTAAAAAATAA
- a CDS encoding HAD-IB family phosphatase, with protein sequence MEQYFIIDFDSTFTQVEALDELARISLKNRPDREDIYKQIDDLTNASMEGRLSFTESLERRVKLLNANRDHLKQLISHLKKKVSTSFSRNTIFFKNHQDEVLIVSGGFKEFITPVVTEYHIKKENIYANTFVFDEEGNIIGYDRENPLSQEGGKVKLLKELQLPGDIYGIGDGYSDFQLKESGMIKKFFAFTENIERKSVAEKADHVTPSFDEFLYLNKLPRAISYPKNRIKCLVLGNVDDEAVGLLKKEGYNIRHREAIEESYLEEAGVLFCDEEHQPSAEQVQNAGRLKVIGVFGRCNRKLADAATDSGIIIFDDPKHNPHNIDFIPKRVMAFMNEGKTHTSCNFPDLQPPRVNNAHRLIHIHKNVPGILAKINDVFARHNINIVGEFLVTNPQIGYVITDVNTGYDTEVLNELKAIEHTIKFRLLY encoded by the coding sequence ATGGAGCAGTACTTTATTATTGATTTCGACAGCACCTTTACACAGGTTGAGGCCCTTGATGAACTGGCCCGGATCTCTCTCAAAAATCGCCCCGACCGCGAAGATATCTACAAGCAAATTGATGATCTCACCAATGCCTCGATGGAAGGCCGGTTGTCATTTACCGAAAGCCTGGAGCGCCGTGTAAAATTGCTTAATGCCAACCGCGATCATTTAAAGCAACTCATCAGCCATCTTAAAAAGAAGGTTTCTACCTCTTTTTCGCGTAATACCATCTTCTTTAAAAACCACCAGGATGAGGTTTTGATCGTATCCGGCGGCTTTAAAGAGTTTATTACCCCGGTAGTTACCGAGTACCATATCAAAAAAGAAAACATCTACGCCAATACCTTCGTATTTGATGAGGAAGGCAACATCATAGGTTACGACCGTGAAAATCCGCTTTCGCAGGAGGGTGGCAAAGTAAAGCTTTTAAAAGAGCTGCAGCTGCCCGGAGATATCTATGGCATTGGCGATGGTTATTCTGATTTTCAGCTGAAAGAATCGGGCATGATCAAAAAGTTCTTCGCCTTTACCGAAAATATCGAACGTAAATCGGTAGCTGAAAAGGCAGATCACGTTACGCCAAGTTTCGATGAATTTCTGTATCTGAATAAATTGCCCCGCGCTATCTCATACCCAAAAAACCGCATTAAATGTTTGGTTTTGGGTAATGTTGATGATGAGGCTGTTGGCTTGCTGAAAAAGGAAGGCTATAATATCCGTCACCGTGAGGCCATTGAAGAAAGCTACCTGGAAGAAGCCGGTGTATTGTTTTGCGATGAAGAACACCAGCCAAGTGCCGAACAGGTTCAAAACGCAGGCCGTTTAAAAGTAATCGGCGTTTTTGGCCGATGCAACCGCAAACTGGCCGATGCGGCAACTGATAGCGGCATTATTATCTTTGACGATCCTAAGCACAACCCGCATAATATAGATTTTATCCCCAAAAGGGTAATGGCTTTCATGAACGAGGGCAAAACGCATACCAGTTGCAATTTTCCTGACCTGCAACCGCCGCGTGTTAATAATGCCCACCGTTTAATTCATATTCACAAAAACGTTCCAGGTATTTTGGCCAAGATCAATGATGTGTTTGCCCGACATAACATTAACATTGTAGGTGAGTTTTTGGTTACAAATCCTCAAATTGGTTATGTAATTACGGATGTTAATACCGGTTACGATACTGAAGTATTGAACGAGTTAAAGGCTATTGAGCATACCATTAAGTTTAGGTTGCTGTATTAA
- a CDS encoding NAD-dependent epimerase/dehydratase family protein, with product MILITGATGFLGAELAKLLVAKGNSVRCTKRASSVVPALLIPFADKIEWVDADMMDAFALADALEGVSQVYHCAAWVSLKQADKKQMINTNVTGTANLVNLCVEQGIRMVHVSSIAAIGSAKPGELINENHHLEQSTENDGYAISKLESEMEVWRGIAEGLNAVIVNPSLIIGASAGTGGSGALFKTVRNGLKFYTSGGIGFVDVEDVAKCMVALMNSDIKAQRYIISAENRDYKGMVTEIAKGFGVKPPSMFAKPWVMELAWRGAAVVAAVTGGVPAIDKVSAKTASLIREFDNSKIKKAIGIEFKPISKTITEICEALK from the coding sequence ATGATCTTAATAACGGGCGCTACCGGTTTCCTTGGGGCCGAACTGGCAAAACTTCTTGTTGCTAAAGGTAACAGTGTTCGCTGTACTAAACGGGCTTCGTCGGTTGTGCCTGCATTGTTGATTCCTTTTGCTGATAAGATTGAGTGGGTGGATGCCGATATGATGGATGCTTTCGCCCTGGCCGATGCCTTGGAGGGTGTAAGCCAGGTTTATCATTGTGCCGCCTGGGTATCGCTAAAGCAAGCCGATAAAAAACAGATGATCAATACCAATGTTACGGGTACCGCCAACCTGGTTAATCTGTGTGTTGAGCAAGGGATCAGGATGGTTCATGTGAGTTCGATAGCGGCCATAGGCTCTGCCAAACCCGGCGAGCTGATCAACGAAAATCACCATCTGGAACAATCGACAGAAAATGATGGCTACGCCATTTCTAAACTGGAAAGCGAAATGGAAGTTTGGCGCGGTATTGCCGAGGGGTTAAACGCTGTTATAGTTAACCCATCACTTATTATAGGCGCAAGTGCAGGAACCGGCGGCAGCGGTGCCTTATTTAAAACCGTGCGTAATGGACTTAAGTTTTACACCTCAGGCGGCATTGGTTTTGTTGATGTAGAGGATGTGGCTAAATGCATGGTAGCCCTGATGAATAGCGATATTAAAGCCCAGCGATATATTATCAGTGCCGAAAACCGCGACTATAAAGGTATGGTAACCGAAATTGCCAAAGGCTTCGGCGTAAAACCTCCGTCAATGTTTGCCAAGCCCTGGGTTATGGAACTGGCCTGGCGCGGGGCTGCGGTTGTTGCTGCTGTAACGGGTGGTGTGCCTGCTATTGATAAAGTATCGGCAAAAACGGCGTCGTTAATCCGCGAGTTTGATAATTCGAAAATTAAAAAGGCTATCGGGATTGAATTTAAGCCGATAAGTAAAACGATAACGGAGATTTGCGAGGCGTTGAAATAG
- a CDS encoding formimidoylglutamase yields the protein MSLADFFTPIDLKKIAPKKGYYTSQLGNKIVHYSVDFPDLEEKTDIAIIGVMDDRNAVGNPGCSLGPDYIREKLYLLNEGAYNVKIADLGNIRAGEKVTDTYFAVKTVVSELIKKDIIPVILGGGQDLTYAQYMGYEDLEQKVDLVVIDSHFDLDEDDHGGSIETTSASYLNKIFLHEPNYLFNFSNLGYQTYFASQDSLRVMEKLYFDVHRLGELSGNVAVTEPAIRNASMISFDIGAIRAADAMGNANATPNGFYGEEACQLCRYAGFNDKLTSIGFYEFNPAFDSNGQTAWQLSQMIWYFIDGFYNRKRDFPLNPKSQYLIYKTSLTHEDQEVIFVKSKKSDRWWMQVPYPSAGSPNERFHLVPCSYADYKTATSGELPDLWWRTYQKLN from the coding sequence ATGTCGTTAGCTGATTTTTTTACGCCGATTGATCTTAAAAAGATAGCCCCTAAAAAAGGTTATTACACCAGCCAGCTTGGTAATAAAATTGTGCATTATTCGGTTGATTTTCCTGATCTGGAAGAGAAAACAGACATAGCCATCATCGGTGTTATGGACGACAGGAACGCCGTTGGTAACCCCGGATGTTCGCTGGGGCCTGATTACATCCGCGAAAAATTGTACCTCCTTAACGAGGGAGCCTATAATGTTAAAATTGCCGACCTCGGTAATATCCGCGCCGGCGAAAAAGTTACCGACACCTATTTCGCGGTAAAAACCGTGGTAAGCGAACTGATTAAAAAAGACATCATCCCGGTTATTTTAGGCGGAGGGCAGGATCTTACTTACGCCCAATACATGGGCTATGAAGATTTGGAACAAAAGGTTGACCTGGTAGTGATCGATTCACATTTCGATCTTGATGAGGATGATCACGGCGGCAGCATCGAAACTACATCAGCATCATACCTCAATAAAATTTTCCTGCACGAGCCTAATTATCTCTTTAACTTCAGTAACCTGGGCTACCAAACCTACTTTGCAAGCCAGGATAGTTTGAGGGTGATGGAAAAACTTTATTTTGATGTACACCGCCTTGGCGAACTAAGCGGTAATGTAGCGGTTACTGAACCTGCTATCCGCAACGCCAGCATGATCAGTTTTGATATTGGTGCTATCCGTGCGGCCGATGCCATGGGTAATGCCAATGCCACACCCAATGGCTTTTACGGCGAAGAGGCCTGCCAGCTTTGCCGTTATGCAGGCTTTAATGATAAACTTACCTCGATAGGTTTTTACGAGTTTAACCCGGCTTTTGATAGCAACGGGCAAACTGCCTGGCAGCTCTCGCAAATGATCTGGTATTTTATTGATGGTTTTTATAACCGCAAGCGCGATTTTCCGCTCAACCCAAAATCGCAATACTTAATTTATAAAACCAGCCTTACCCATGAAGACCAGGAAGTTATATTTGTAAAAAGCAAAAAATCCGACCGCTGGTGGATGCAGGTGCCCTACCCCTCGGCAGGCTCACCAAATGAGCGTTTTCACCTGGTGCCCTGCAGCTATGCCGACTATAAAACAGCTACATCCGGCGAATTACCAGATTTATGGTGGCGTACCTATCAAAAATTAAACTGA
- a CDS encoding TlpA disulfide reductase family protein gives MKKLFFYIAAMLPVTAMAQATDTFVVNGKLGNVSAPARVYLSYQLGANNVTDSANVVNGSFSFTGTIFNPVNATIAVNYKGLPLEKFIDANYKYADNGTLISKTADDIDFFLEKGTITITGKDSIDKAQITGSQLNIDNVKLQAQLKVINTKGAQLMAEARNATPEQQNSATFRNSIQAKYKLLQAEQKGVLKSFIIANPDSYLSLLALTSVSGPAPDPSEIDPLYNSLSQNIKDTEAGKMMKVQLDALRVTAIGSEAPDFIQNDVNGNPVKLSSFRGKYVLIDFWASWCGPCRQENPNVARAYGRFKDKNFTIIGVSLDRPDGKAAWLAAIKNDGLTWTQVSDLKFWSNQAAAMYSVTSIPQNFLIDPQGKIIAKNLRGEDLDAKLEQLFGKYN, from the coding sequence ATGAAGAAATTGTTTTTTTATATAGCCGCCATGCTGCCCGTAACGGCAATGGCCCAGGCTACCGATACTTTTGTTGTGAATGGCAAATTGGGTAATGTTAGCGCTCCGGCCAGGGTTTACCTGTCGTACCAGCTGGGTGCCAATAATGTTACCGATTCGGCCAATGTGGTAAATGGTTCGTTCTCATTTACCGGTACCATATTTAACCCGGTTAACGCTACAATAGCCGTTAATTACAAAGGTTTGCCGCTCGAAAAATTTATCGATGCTAATTACAAGTATGCTGATAACGGCACCCTGATCTCTAAAACTGCCGATGACATTGATTTTTTCCTGGAAAAAGGCACCATAACTATCACCGGTAAAGATTCTATCGATAAGGCGCAAATCACCGGATCGCAGCTTAATATCGATAATGTAAAACTCCAGGCGCAGCTTAAGGTAATAAATACAAAAGGCGCACAATTAATGGCCGAAGCCCGGAACGCTACTCCCGAGCAGCAAAACTCGGCAACCTTCCGCAACTCGATACAGGCAAAATATAAACTGCTGCAGGCCGAGCAAAAAGGGGTATTGAAAAGCTTTATCATTGCTAACCCAGACAGCTATTTAAGTTTATTAGCGTTAACATCGGTAAGCGGCCCGGCTCCTGATCCGTCGGAGATCGATCCGCTGTATAATTCATTATCGCAAAATATAAAAGATACCGAGGCCGGTAAAATGATGAAGGTGCAGCTGGATGCACTGCGGGTTACGGCTATTGGTTCCGAAGCTCCTGATTTTATTCAGAATGATGTTAACGGCAACCCGGTTAAACTATCGTCATTCAGAGGCAAATATGTATTGATCGATTTCTGGGCCTCATGGTGCGGACCCTGCCGCCAGGAAAACCCTAACGTGGCACGAGCTTACGGCCGGTTTAAAGACAAAAACTTCACCATTATAGGTGTATCACTGGATAGGCCGGATGGTAAAGCTGCCTGGCTTGCCGCCATAAAAAACGATGGCCTGACCTGGACACAGGTATCCGACCTTAAATTCTGGAGTAACCAGGCGGCCGCCATGTATTCGGTAACATCTATCCCCCAAAACTTCCTGATCGATCCGCAGGGTAAGATCATTGCTAAAAACCTGCGCGGCGAAGATCTGGATGCCAAGCTGGAGCAGTTGTTTGGGAAATATAATTGA
- a CDS encoding TlpA disulfide reductase family protein, whose amino-acid sequence MNLTSLKKITLTALAGIPAIAYAQNAPYTIQGKIGNYNAPAKVYVEYRDKDKKLVVDSAVLHEGNFKFTGQTGTSPVNAYILVNTKGSGLHASEDYRSLYIEAGTINVNTDDKVADAQIDGTKTNNESEKLRIAEKPINEAYDALAAKRKTATPDQLSALNAEEKKIDDQDAEINKKFIQENPDSYISLSSLESYAYSADYVDIAPLFNNLSPAIKASEGGKKFAERLPKLKAVALGATAPEFAEADTAGKTINLSSFRGKYVLIDFWASWCGPCRRENPNVVKAYNTYKGKNFTIIGVSLDRPNAKDKWIAAIHKDGLTWNHVSDLKFWDSKAADLYAVKAIPQNFLIDPKGKIIGKNLRGEDLQNKLAEIFGKI is encoded by the coding sequence ATGAACTTGACCTCATTAAAAAAAATAACCCTAACCGCTTTGGCCGGGATACCCGCCATTGCCTATGCGCAAAACGCGCCATACACCATACAAGGTAAAATTGGTAACTACAACGCACCCGCCAAGGTGTATGTTGAATATCGTGATAAAGACAAAAAACTGGTAGTTGACTCGGCTGTATTGCACGAGGGCAATTTTAAATTTACAGGCCAGACAGGTACAAGCCCGGTAAATGCCTACATCCTGGTAAATACCAAAGGAAGCGGCTTACACGCCTCGGAAGATTACCGCTCGTTATATATTGAAGCAGGCACCATCAATGTAAACACCGATGATAAAGTTGCCGATGCCCAGATTGACGGCACAAAAACCAACAACGAAAGCGAAAAGCTCCGCATTGCCGAGAAACCTATTAACGAAGCTTACGATGCCCTTGCGGCCAAACGCAAAACAGCCACTCCCGATCAGTTAAGCGCGTTAAATGCCGAGGAAAAGAAAATTGACGATCAGGATGCCGAGATCAATAAAAAATTCATCCAGGAAAACCCTGATTCTTACATCAGCCTCAGCTCGCTCGAATCGTACGCCTACAGCGCTGATTATGTGGATATAGCTCCTTTGTTCAACAACCTTTCACCTGCAATCAAAGCATCGGAAGGCGGTAAAAAATTTGCCGAGCGCCTGCCTAAATTAAAGGCCGTAGCATTAGGCGCAACCGCTCCTGAATTTGCCGAGGCAGATACCGCAGGTAAAACTATCAACTTGTCATCATTCCGCGGCAAGTACGTTCTGATTGATTTTTGGGCTTCATGGTGCGGTCCGTGCCGCAGGGAAAACCCTAATGTAGTTAAAGCTTATAACACTTATAAAGGTAAAAACTTCACCATCATCGGCGTATCTTTAGACAGGCCGAATGCTAAAGACAAATGGATTGCTGCCATCCACAAAGATGGCCTGACCTGGAACCACGTATCCGACCTCAAATTCTGGGATAGCAAAGCAGCAGATCTTTACGCGGTAAAAGCCATCCCCCAAAACTTTTTGATTGACCCTAAAGGTAAGATCATCGGCAAAAATCTCCGTGGTGAAGATTTGCAGAATAAACTGGCAGAGATCTTTGGGAAGATTTAA
- a CDS encoding IS1182 family transposase has translation MLSQQQQIQFSTFSGLYDLIVPKDNLLRKINDLVDFTFIYDELVCKYCMTNGRAAESPVRMFKYLLLKTIYTVSDVDVVERSQYDMSFKYFLEMSPEEGVIDPSSLTKFRKLRLKDNDLLNLLINKTVGIAIEKGIIRSKSIIVDATHSLSRSNPYSALEVLRERSKLLRKAVYAIDEDMKAGMPEKNTTDELEKELAYCNALEKYIEADGPLCQIPAVKEKLNLLKETVADTQEHYTLSKDKDAKTGHKSADSSFFGYKTHLAMTEERIITAAVVTSGEKGDGPELPKLLEISQQNGIEVERIIGDSAYSGKDNLKIATEQDIRIVAKLTPAISQGTRKEEDKFDYNKDAGMFVCPAGHLAFRKARHGKKNRGKNQANTYYFDVEKCKVCPLRDGCYKLGAKTKTYSVTIKSDRHLQQMAFQETTEYKESIKHRYKIEAKNSELKNVHGYDRAIAYGIENMQMQGALAIFTVNLKRIIKLMN, from the coding sequence ATGCTTAGCCAACAACAGCAGATTCAGTTCAGTACATTTTCAGGGTTATATGATCTGATCGTTCCGAAAGACAATCTATTGCGGAAGATCAATGACCTGGTAGATTTTACGTTTATCTATGATGAATTGGTCTGCAAATATTGTATGACCAATGGCAGGGCAGCCGAAAGTCCTGTACGGATGTTCAAATACTTGTTATTAAAAACGATCTACACTGTTTCAGATGTCGATGTGGTGGAACGTTCGCAATATGATATGTCTTTCAAATATTTCCTGGAGATGTCCCCGGAAGAAGGCGTTATCGATCCCAGTTCATTGACCAAGTTTAGAAAGTTGAGGCTGAAGGATAATGATCTTTTGAACTTGCTGATTAATAAAACAGTGGGCATAGCCATTGAAAAAGGGATCATCCGCAGTAAGTCCATTATTGTTGATGCCACCCATTCTCTGTCAAGGTCAAATCCCTATTCAGCATTGGAAGTATTACGGGAGCGCTCGAAACTGCTCCGCAAAGCGGTATATGCTATCGATGAAGATATGAAGGCAGGCATGCCGGAAAAGAACACTACGGACGAGTTGGAAAAAGAACTGGCCTATTGCAATGCATTGGAAAAGTATATTGAAGCCGACGGGCCGTTATGCCAGATACCTGCTGTAAAAGAAAAGCTCAACCTGTTAAAGGAGACGGTAGCAGATACGCAGGAGCACTATACATTATCCAAAGACAAGGATGCTAAAACAGGCCACAAATCGGCTGATAGTTCCTTCTTTGGTTACAAGACCCATTTGGCGATGACCGAAGAACGCATTATTACCGCTGCGGTGGTCACTTCGGGAGAAAAAGGCGATGGCCCGGAACTTCCCAAACTTTTGGAGATCAGTCAGCAAAATGGCATTGAAGTAGAAAGGATCATCGGCGATTCAGCTTATTCAGGAAAAGATAATCTTAAGATAGCAACAGAACAGGACATCAGGATCGTTGCCAAACTTACACCGGCAATTTCACAAGGAACCCGAAAAGAAGAAGACAAGTTTGATTATAACAAAGATGCGGGTATGTTCGTATGCCCGGCTGGACATCTGGCTTTCCGAAAAGCCCGGCATGGAAAGAAGAACAGAGGGAAAAACCAGGCAAACACTTATTACTTTGATGTTGAAAAATGTAAAGTATGTCCATTAAGGGATGGTTGCTACAAGTTAGGGGCAAAGACCAAAACCTATTCTGTCACTATCAAATCGGATAGGCACCTGCAGCAAATGGCTTTTCAGGAAACCACCGAATATAAAGAAAGTATCAAACACAGATATAAGATAGAAGCCAAGAACAGCGAACTAAAAAACGTTCATGGCTATGATCGGGCAATAGCCTATGGTATCGAAAATATGCAGATGCAGGGCGCTCTGGCCATCTTTACTGTAAATCTGAAAAGGATCATCAAACTGATGAACTAA
- the odhB gene encoding 2-oxoglutarate dehydrogenase complex dihydrolipoyllysine-residue succinyltransferase codes for MSLAIKVPTVGESITEVTLASWKKKDGDRVEMDEVIAELESDKATFELTAEKAGTLKIVAAEGDVLAIGAVVANIEDGGAEAAVPAPAKEAAPAAQPQPEVVANAPAPAPVAAAPAASGSDSIEIKVPTVGESITEVTLSRWIKKDGEAVAMDEAIAELESDKATFELTAEKAGILKTLAKEGDVLPIGAVVCTIEGAGAATPAATPVTPAVVSATDESPQGGAAAESAKTYASGTPSPAAAKILAEKGVAAGSVAGTGVDGRITKGDALNAQAAPVKPATAPAAATPTTAPATATTSTGERSEKREKMTSLRKTVAKRLVSVKNETAMLTTFNEVDMQPIMELRAKYKDKFKEKHNVGLGFMSFFTKAVTEALKDWPAVGARIEGEEIVYSNFADISIAVSAPKGLVVPVIRNADSMSLAEIEKAIVVLAGKARENKLTIPEMTGGTFTITNGGVFGSMLSTPIINAPQSAILGMHNIIERPVAVNGQVVIRPMMYLALSYDHRIIDGRESVSFLVRVKQLLEDPARLLLGV; via the coding sequence ATGAGTTTAGCGATTAAGGTGCCTACCGTAGGCGAATCAATTACAGAAGTAACCCTTGCAAGCTGGAAAAAGAAAGATGGCGACCGCGTTGAAATGGACGAGGTGATTGCCGAACTGGAATCAGACAAGGCTACTTTTGAGCTTACTGCCGAAAAAGCAGGTACTTTAAAAATTGTTGCTGCCGAAGGCGATGTTTTAGCCATTGGCGCTGTTGTTGCCAACATTGAAGATGGTGGCGCTGAGGCTGCTGTCCCTGCTCCGGCAAAAGAAGCTGCTCCGGCTGCACAGCCTCAGCCAGAGGTTGTTGCTAATGCACCTGCTCCGGCCCCCGTAGCCGCTGCTCCTGCTGCTTCAGGCTCAGATTCAATCGAGATTAAGGTACCAACCGTTGGTGAATCAATTACTGAGGTAACTTTATCGCGCTGGATTAAAAAGGATGGCGAAGCAGTTGCGATGGACGAAGCTATTGCCGAGCTGGAATCAGACAAAGCAACTTTTGAACTTACTGCCGAAAAAGCGGGTATTTTAAAAACTTTAGCCAAAGAAGGTGATGTATTGCCTATTGGCGCAGTAGTATGCACCATTGAAGGTGCAGGTGCTGCTACTCCTGCCGCTACCCCTGTAACCCCGGCCGTAGTTAGCGCTACAGATGAATCACCACAAGGTGGTGCCGCTGCCGAAAGTGCAAAAACTTATGCTTCTGGCACTCCTTCACCCGCTGCTGCTAAAATATTGGCCGAGAAAGGTGTTGCTGCCGGTTCGGTTGCTGGTACCGGTGTTGATGGCCGCATTACTAAAGGCGATGCCCTAAACGCGCAAGCTGCTCCGGTTAAACCTGCTACTGCCCCTGCCGCTGCAACTCCAACCACTGCTCCTGCAACTGCCACTACTTCAACCGGAGAGAGAAGCGAGAAACGCGAAAAAATGACTTCGTTGCGTAAAACTGTTGCCAAACGTTTGGTATCGGTTAAAAATGAAACGGCTATGCTTACCACCTTTAACGAGGTTGATATGCAGCCCATCATGGAGTTGCGCGCTAAGTACAAAGATAAATTTAAAGAGAAACACAACGTTGGCTTAGGCTTCATGTCGTTCTTTACCAAAGCCGTTACCGAAGCTTTGAAAGATTGGCCAGCCGTTGGTGCCCGTATTGAAGGTGAAGAGATTGTTTACAGCAATTTTGCTGATATCTCTATAGCTGTATCGGCCCCTAAAGGTTTGGTGGTTCCGGTTATCCGCAATGCAGATAGCATGAGCCTTGCCGAAATTGAAAAAGCAATTGTAGTATTAGCAGGCAAAGCCCGCGAAAATAAATTGACCATTCCTGAAATGACAGGTGGTACATTTACCATCACTAATGGTGGTGTATTTGGTTCGATGCTGTCAACACCTATCATCAACGCACCGCAATCAGCAATCCTTGGTATGCACAATATCATTGAGCGCCCGGTAGCAGTAAACGGACAGGTAGTGATTCGCCCGATGATGTACCTGGCTTTATCTTATGATCACAGGATCATTGATGGTCGCGAGTCGGTAAGCTTCCTGGTAAGGGTTAAACAGTTATTGGAAGATCCTGCAAGGTTGTTGTTGGGAGTTTAA